From one Sus scrofa isolate TJ Tabasco breed Duroc chromosome 9, Sscrofa11.1, whole genome shotgun sequence genomic stretch:
- the LOC100522507 gene encoding putative olfactory receptor 56B2: MFQELSGANSSKGQVSEFVLMGFPGIHTWQHWLSLPLAWLYLLALSANILILIIINHEATLHQPMYHFLGILAVVDMGLATTIMPKILAILWFDAKAISLPECFLQMYVIHCFLGMESGVFVCMAMDRYVAICRPLHYTSIVTRSFVAKAMVFMALRNCLLTIPVPVLAAQRQYCSRNEIEHCLCSNHGVTSLACDDRTISSMYQLLLAWTFMGSDLALIMLSYALILHSVLKLNSAEAASKALSTCTSHLILILFFYTAIIVLSVTHSAAMTVPLIPVLLNVLHNVIPPALNPVVYALKNKELRHGLYKVLKLKVKDN; this comes from the coding sequence ATGTTCCAGGAGCTCAGCGGTGCCAACAGCTCGAAGGGCCAGGTCTCTGAGTTCGTTCTGATGGGTTTCCCAGGCATTCACACCTGGCAGCACTGGCTCTCTCTGCCCCTGGCGTGGCTCTACCTCTTAGCTCTCAGTGCCAACATCCTTATCCTGATCATCATCAATCACGAGGCAACCCTGCACCAGCCCATGTACCACTTCCTGGGCATCCTGGCGGTGGTAGACATGGGCCTGGCCACCACCATCATGCCCAAGATTTTGGCCATCTTGTGGTTTGATGCCAAGGCCATCAGTCTCCCTGAGTGCTTTCTGCAGATGTATGTCATCCATTGCTTTCTAGGCATGGAGTCGGGCGTCTTTGTCTGCATGGCTATGGATAGATATGTAGCCATTTGTCGACCACTACACTATACATCCATAGTTACACGGTCTTTTGTGGCCAAAGCCATGGTGTTCATGGCACTGAGAAACTGCTTACTTACCATCCCAGTGCCTGTGTTGGCTGCCCAGAGACAATACTGCTCCAGAAACGAAATTGAGCACTGTCTGTGCTCGAATCATGGAGTCACCAGCCTCGCCTGTGATGACAGGACCATCAGCAGCATGTACCAGCTCCTTCTGGCTTGGACATTCATGGGAAGTGActtggctttgattatgttgtcATATGCTTTGATACTTCATTCTGTGCTGAAGCTGAACTCAGCCGAAGCTGCATCCAAGGCCCTAAGCACCTGCACGTCCCACCTCATCTTAATCCTGTTCTTCTACACGGCCATCATTGTCCTCTCAGTCACCCACAGTGCAGCAATGACGGTTCCCCTCATCCCAGTCCTACTCAATGTGCTCCACAATGTCATTCCTCCTGCCCTCAACCCCGTGGTCTATGCACTCAAGAACAAGGAGCTCAGACACGGCTTGTATAAGGTTCTTAAGCTGAAAGTCAAGGACAACTAG